The window GCCATTTATGATCCAAGTCTAACATTAAATGTTGGTAATATGACTAACAAAGGTTTAGAGTTAGCAGCTAATTATAGAGCATCTATAGGAAAAAGTAAGTTTAGAATAGGTGCAACTTTTACTACTAACGATAATGAAATAACTAAAGTAGCTGGTGATGGTATAATTTATAATAGTAATTCATCATTAATTAGTGGTGATAGCGATTTATATGCAACAACTGTTATTGCGGAAGGTTATGAAGCAGGTGCATTTTTCTTACATGAAACATCTGGGACAATTAAAAATATAGCAGAAAGAGATCTCTATAGACAATTTCCTTCAAGAGCCAATGCAGAAGTTGGAGATTTAAGATATGTAGATTCTAATGGTGATGGAAATATTACTAGTGAAGATAGAACATACCATGGTAGTGGATTAGCCGATTTTGAATATGGAATTAATTTTAATTGGGATATCGGTCGTTTCGATTTTTCAATGAATTGGTTTGGTACATCAGGAGCCGAGATTTTAAATGGTAATAAAGCAGCTATGTACGGTTGGCAACGTCATCAAGACCTAGTAAATCAATGGACACCAGATAATCCTACGTCTAATATTCCTTCGTTTCAAGGTCGAGGTAGAGAACATCCAAACTATGCAGGAACTACAGATTACTGGTTAGAAGATGGAGACTATTTAAGATTGAAACAAGTAACTTTAGGTTACTCTCTTCCTGAAGAAGCATGCGATAAAATAGGATTGACTAAATTAAAAGTCTATTTAAGCGGGCAAAACCCAATTACTATTACTGGTTACGATGGTTATGATCCAGAAGTAGGTGGTAACAACGTAGCAAGAAGAGGTATCGATCAATCAAGATATCCAATTTCGTCAACTTATAGTTTAGGAGTTAAACTTTCTTTTTAATCAAAAAAACTTAGAAAAATGAAAACATATTTAATAAAAATAGTAGCATTTGTTTTTTGCCTAGCAATAGTACAATCATGCGAAGATTATCTTGAAGAGACGAACCCAAATGAAATTTCGGCAGACACCTTTTTTCAAAATTTAGACGAGTCAGAAACAGTATTAACTTCAGTTTATGGAGCCATGTTAAATACTTGGATTGTATCTGCTAGAGAAGAATCTTGGCGATCAGATATGGCCTTTCCAGGGATTAGATCTGGAAATATTAGAGCTGATGCATTAAATATTTATGAGCACGTTATTAATGAAGATAATGATTTTATAAATCAACGTTGGGATGCGTTGTATCAAGTAATATGGAGAGCCAATCAAGTTATGGATGGTTTAAATAGTATGGGTGAAGATTTACAAGCAGCAGACCGTTGGACAGAACAAATGGCTCAAGCTCGATTTTTTAGAGGCTTAGCTCACTTTTATTTACATGCATTATATAATGAAGGAAGTATAGTAATAAGAGACGTTATACCAGCAACACAAGCAGATTTTTCTAAACCATTAAGTACTTCAGAAGAAGTAATGACATTTTTTAGAGACGATTTAGTATTTGCTTACCAAAATTTACCAAACACATTTCCTCAGAAAACAAGAGTAACAGCAGGTACAGCAGCTACTATTTTGGGAACAAGTTATTTATATTCAGCATCTCAAAACCCAGCAGATTATCAAATAGCAAAAACGTATTTCGATGATGTAATTAATGGGCCTTATGGTTATGCTTTAGTTCAAGACGCTAGTCTTATGTTTACAGAAGCTGGAGATTTTAATTCTGAATCTATTTTAGAAATTAATTATACTGTAGATCAGCAATTGGAAGAATCGCAGTTTGATGAAGAAAGTTTTAATATGAGAAATGGTAGATTCTCTGCGCCACAAGATGCAGGAGGTTCTAGTTTTAATCAACAATTTACAGCAGCGGCATGGTTGATTCATGCTTATGCTAACGAGCCATTAAACATGTCTGATCCAAGAAATACAGTAATTGATAGAGAAACATCTTTACCAAGAGCTAGAGGTGTATCACTTAGATCTTCTGCAATGATAGCAGTCGTTAACGATCAAGACACAGAGTACTACCTACAACCATCTGCAGCTATAGCGCAAAATTTTGGTAGCTCGCAAAGAAAATATGGTTATTTTAAAAAATATACTAATCATGATATTGCAGCTAACGAAAATGATACAGGAGAAACAAGTTGGAAGTCTGGTAAAAATGTAATCATGAATCGTTTAGCAGATGTCTATTTAATGTACGCAGAAGCTGTACTAAAAGGAGACAATAATATAAGTGGAGCAATCGATCTAATAAACCCTATTCGCCAACGTTGGGGATTACAATTACTAGATGCTAATGTAAGTTTAGCAGATGGTACACCATACACAGAAGATTCTCTTATGGATCATTTAATGTATGTAGAGCGTCCATTAGAATTATCTGTAGAAGGTGTTTCAACTAGAATTGTAGATTTAAGACGTTGGAACGTTGCTAGTGATAGATTTAACAATTTATCTACACAATCGTTTTACGTAATAGGTTATGATTATTATGACGACGAAACATCTAGTACATTATCAAGAAGTAGTTCTTTAGTACAAGCAGGTGTGAGTCCAGATTCAACAGAAGATCCACAATTGGTACAAGAATATACAGGAGCTGCACAGTTTTATACTAATGGATATTTTCCAATACCAACAAGTGAAACATTAAGTAACAATTCAGTTTCAAACTAATTTTAAAAAGAAGAAAGATGAAAAAAATATTTATTATTTCGGCATTGATACTGGCGTTTATAGTTAGTTGTGAAAAGGATGATTATGAAGCACCTTATGGCGATTTTTCAAGTCTATTATGGACTACAACTCAAGGTTTTGAAGAATCTGATTACGTTTCAGCTTTAAACGATTATGTGGGATTTAGGGATGTGTCTAAAAATGCATTAACGCATAGTTGGCATATACCATCAGGTACAAATTTATTAAATGGAGATTTTGATGCAGAGCAAGATACAATTTATACAGATTTTATATCTTCTGCAGGACCATTAGCATCTAGTCAAAATCATATTAATGTTATTTTTAGACAACCAGGAGTTAAAGAAATAGAGCTAAGAAACACCTTTAGAGATTCTGTTGCAGAATCTGTTTTTAGTGATGGTGTATGGAAAGTAAATAAAGTGTTTACAGTAACGGTTTTCGACGACATTAAACCTATGTTTAAAGTTATGAAAGGTACAGATGAAATACTTTCAATAAGTGAAGCAGATATGCCTAGTGAAGCTAATGCTGCGTCATGGCCAAGCATAACGTTAGAAGCTGGAGAACAATTGACTTATATAGATTTAACAATAACAGGAGATCCTGATGCTAGAACTTGGAACTTTAATGGAGGATCCATGGATACTAGTGGTGGAGAGTCTGTAAACTTATCATACAATGGATTAGGTAACTATACTGCAGGTAGCATGACTTCAAAAAGAACAGATAACGCTAAACCAGATGGTGAAGCTACTAAATTAATTCCTCTTAAAATAGAAGTTATACCATCTACACAACCTTTTGTATTAAATACAGATATAACAGAATCATCAATAGAAGTTCTTTCTTTCAAAGTCACAGGAGAAATTGCAACATTGTCAAGTGAAGAAGGTAATTTTGTAGTAAATGTTATAAATACTGAAACAGGTTTTAATCAAAACATTCCTGTTCAATCTGCAACAGTTAATAATGATGATGCTACGCAAATCGATTTAGTGTTATCAGAACCAATATTCAATTCTGATGAAATCACTGTTACTTACACAGCTGGAAATATAGTGTCTGTAGATTCAAGGGTTTTAGAAAGTTTTGGACCAGAAATGGTAGAGATGCTGGTTGAAGGTGTTTTGAACCCTGAAACTTTAGGCTATGAAGTTCCATGGAATACTGAAGGTAATCAATTTACTAAGGCAAATACAGAAGGATATCTTGCTGTTCATAATGCAGATAATGCTGCAGGACCAGTATATTATTTTAGAGATGAATCTATGGCTTTTGATGGTAATAGCTCTATGAAGTTTGAAACACCAGATACAGGTATTCCTAATAATGCTAGATTAAGAGCTTTCAGTTTTGTGGATTTAAACGGAGTTGCATTGGGTGATGGTATTACTGAAGTAACCTACATGCCAACAGTATGGGTGTTTATGGAAGTTGGTAATACTATGACAAATATCCAGTATAATTTACAAGGTGGTCCTGTTCTTAATTTTGACCTTAGTACAACTCCTAGAGGAGAATGGGTTAGAGTAGAGCTTCCATTAGAAACGACTACAGGTATAGATTCTGGTAGGATAGATCTTAACATAAGAAATGCTAGTCAAAATGATGCTCAAGTTCAAAAAATGTGGATAGATAAGTTCGATTTCTTAATTATAGAGCCAAGATTATAATTTTGTGTATTAAAAAAACAGATGTAAAAGGACGGAATACCATGTCTTTTTTATATTAACGTCAATAAAGGTGTTGGAATATGACAATAAGAAATAATATTTTTAAGATAGTATTAGTAGTTTCAGTAGTGTTATTTAATAACTGTAAATCTGATAAAAACAAAGAAGAAGTAAAGCAGGTTGAAAAAGTAAGCGCTATTAATAAACCAAACATTATAGTCATCTATTTAGACGATTTAGGTTATGGAGATTTAAGCGCTTATGGCGCTACAGAATTACAAACTCCAAACATAGATGCTATAGCTTCTGGAGGTGTAAAATTTACTAATGGTTATGCATCCTCAGCAACATGTACGCCAAGTAGATATGCAATACTTACTGGTATGTATCCTTGGAGAAATAAGAAAGCAAAAATCCTTCCAGGAACCGCTCCTTTGTTAATTAGTACAGAGCAACAAACAGTACCAAAAATGTTAAAAAGTCAAGGTTATGATACTGCAATTGTTGGTAAATGGCATTTAGGTTTAGGAACCGGAGTTGTAAATTGGAACGCGCGTGTTTCTCCAGGACCTAATGAGGTTGGTTTTGATGAATCTTACATTTTAGCAGCAACACAAGATCGTGTACCAACAGTTTATATAGATAATGGAAATGTAGTTGGTTTAGATAAAAACGACCCTATTTCTGTGAGTTACAAAGAGAACTTTGAAGGAGAGCCAACTGCGGTTTCTAATCCTGAAATGGTAGATATGAAATGGCATCATGGCCATAATAACAGTATTGTAAACGGTATTGGTCGTATTGGTTATATGAAAGGTGGAGAAGCTGCTAAATGGACAGATACAGATATGGCAGACCATTTTTTAGTAAAGGCTCAAGATTACGTAAAAACACATAAGGATAAACCATTTTTTCTATACTATGCAATGCAACAACCACACGTACCAAGAACACCACATCCTAGATTTGCTGGTAAATCTGGATTAGGACCAAGAGGTGATGTGATTTTAGAAGCAGATTGGTGTATTGGTGAATTTATGAAAACCTTAAAAGATGAAGGCCTTTTAGAAAATACATTAATTGTCTTTTCTAGCGATAATGGACCAGTACTTAACGACGGTTATTATGATGATGCAGTAGAAAAAACAGGAAAGCACGATCCTAGTGGTGGATTAAGAGGAGGTAAGTATAGTATTTTTGAAGCAGGTACGCGTGTACCATTTATAACGTATTGGAAAGGGAAAATTAATCCAGGTGTTTCTGACGCTGTTGTTTGTCAGATGGATTTATTAGCTTCTTTAGCTAAGTTAGTTGGTACAGAAGATACAACAACAGATAGTAAAGATTTTCTAAGTGTTTTAATGGGAGAATCTAAAATAGGAAGAGAAAACCTAATTATTGAAGCCACAGGAAAAACAGCATTACGTCATGGAGATTGGTTAATGATTCCGCCTTATAAAGGCAAGAATTTTAGAGAAAAAGTTGGGATAGAAGTGGGTAATTTACCAGAATTTCAATTATATAATTTAAAAGAAGATGCAGGCCAACAAAATAATTTAGCAAAATCAAATCCTGAAAAATTAGAAGAATTACTTCAAATATTTGAATCCTTAAGAGGTGAAGGATATGATAGAAATGTAAAGGAAGTTATCTTTAGATAAAAACAAAAAAAACACTCAATTCTACTTATAGAATTGAGTGTTTTTAATTAAAAGAATTTTAAGCTATTGCTATAAAAGTAAAAGAGCTATTATTTTTGAGATAGCATGTCTACTGTAGCCACAGTTCTAAAACCAATATGGTCCGATCCAGAATCTGGACTCATTCCCATTTTTGACGAAATTCTAAAACTTGCACAATAAGAAGCATTACATAAAAAAGAACCGCCTTTAATAACATACTCAGTAACAAAAGGATTAGTTGCTGTATATGTTTTTGAAGCTCCTTTAGGATTATCTAAAATTTCATTATCTGTTAAGGTTTTATAATAATTAGTATTGAAAAAATCACTAGTTATTTCCCAAACATTTCCAGACATATCATATAAACCAATCGAATTAGGATCATAAGATTTTACTGGAGATATATATTTAAATCCGTCAATAGGATTATTTATAGTTGGAAATGTACCTTGCCAAGTGTTTGCATTTTTATTTAATAACTGTGGATCGTCTCCCCAAGTAAAAATAGCATCTGTATTTTTTCCTTGTGCCGCAGACTCCCATTCAGCTTCTGTTGGTAGACGTCTATTTGCCCATTTGCAATACGTTAGTGCATCTTCGTAGGCTACATGGACTACTGGGTAATTATCTTGTCCTTTTATAGAAGAATCAGGACCTTGCGGGTGTTTCCAATTGGCTCCAATTTTCCATGTCCACCATTGCCCATAGTTTTGCATGTTTACTACAGCATTTACATCTTTATTAAAAATAAGACTACCAGGTTGTAGTATAGAATCATGTGGTTTTGGAGTGTTTTCTGGTAATTGTGTTTTCATTTCCTCCCAATCAATTTCACGCTCTGCAACAGTTAGATAGTTTGTAGCATCAACAAAAGCTTTAAATTGTTTGTTGGTTACTTCCGTAACATCAATAAAAAAACCATCAACTTTTACATTATGAGATGGTTTTTCTCTTGGCATTGCATATTGATCGGAATCTTTACCTCCTTGCAAAAATATTTTTTCTTGCACCCATAACATTCCCTCAGGAGTTTTAACTGTAGCTTCCGTAGGAGCAGCATCTTTAGTTGTTGTAACTATTACTTTCTCTTTTTTAATGGTTTTAGTGTCTTCTTTGCAGCCTATTAATAATAGAATGAAAATAAATAAGAAAGGGTTTAATGCTTTTTTCAATGTTTATGTTTTTGTATTATAATAAATCTTTTAATCTATTAGCAGCTTGTTCTGCCGTTATATCTCTTTGAGGTGAACCAAACATTTCGTAACCTACCATAAATTTCTTTACAGTTGCGCTTCTTAATAAAGGTGGATAAAAACTCATATGCCAATGCCAATGGTTGTTTGCTTCTCCATTTGTTGGAGATTGGTGTATACCACTAGAATATGGAAAAGAACATTCAAATAATTTATCGTAAGCTACTGTAATTTTAGAAATGGCATCAGCAAAAGCCAAACTTTCTTCATTAGATAGTTCTGCAATATTCCTTTTTTGTGTTTTTGGAACAATCATAGTTTCAAAAGGCCATACAGCCCAAAAAGGTGTTAATACTACAAAATGGTCGTTTTGATAAATTATACGCTCGTTAGCTTCTAATTCTTGTTTTAAATAATCGCCTAATAAACTGCTGTTATTTTTACTAAAATATGCTTTTTGGTGTTGGTCTTTTTTATCAACTTCATTTGGTAATGTAGACTGACTCCATATTTGACCATGTGGATGTGGATTACTACAACCCATTACAGATCCTTTATTTTCAAAAATCTGAACATAGTTAATCATGTCGTTAGACCCTAACTCGGTATATTCTTTTTGCCAAGTTTTTACAACTTTATCAATGTCTTTAACTTCCATATCTGCTAAACTCTTAGAGTGATCTGGACTAAAACAGATAACTTTACAGATACCTTGCTCACTTTCAGCTCTAAATAAACCTTCGTTTACAGCAAATTTTGGAGAGGTTGTTTGTAAGGCAGCAAAATCGTTAGTAAAGACAAAGACGTCTTCATATTTTGGGTTTTCTTCTCCATTAATTCTAGTATTTCCTGCGCATAAGTAGCAACTTGGATCGTGTGCTGGACGTTTTTCGTTGGACACATCTTCATTTTGTCCTTGCCACGGTCTTTTAGCTCTATGTGGTGAAACTAAAACCCATTCTCCCGTAAGTATATTAAATCGCTTATGCGAATAGTCTTGCAAATTTGTATCCATCTTAGTTGTTTTCTTTTTTAACAATTTGTGTTCCTCTTGATAGTTTTACACTGTAAACGGAACAATCATATTCGAATGTTGCTCTAAATCTTTTAGAGACCTCTTTTTTAAATTTTTTGAACTCGTCTTTTTTCACCAAGTTAATAGTACAGCCACCAAAACCGCCACCCATCATTCTAGCACCAAGAACATTAGTGTTTTCTTTGGCTCTGTCCACAAGGAAATCTAATTCTTTACAGCTTACTTTGTAGTTTGTACTTAAACCTTCATGAGATTGATATAATAAATTTCCTAAAGCTTCTATATCATCTTTTTTTATTGCTTCAGAAAACTGTTTTACACGATTATTTTCATTAATCACGTACAATGCTTTTTGATAGTCTTCCTCTGAAATATCTGTTTTAATTCTATCTAAATCTTCTTTCGAAGCATCTCTTAAGGCATCAAGATGTAATAATTCAGAAACTCTTTCACAGACTTCGCGTCTATCATTATAGGCACTTTCAGATAAATCGTGCTTAACATTTGTATTAATAAGCATTAATTTATAATCTTTAAAATCTATTTTAAAAGGTTCAGATTCTACTGTTCTGCAATCTAATAGCAATGCACTTTTTTTAATACCAAACATACTTGCGTATTGGTCCATGATGCCACATTTTACGCCAGCAAAATTGTGTTCGGCTTTTTGGGATACTAATATCATTTGGTGTTTAGTTAAGCCTAAATCAAACAAATCATTCAATCCATAAACAAAACTATTTTCTAAGGCAGCAGAAGACGACATACCGGCTCCTCCAGGAATATTACCAGCAAAAACGCTATCAAAGTTTCCAATTTGTTTGCCTAGCATTTGTAATTCAGCAACAACACCAATAACATAATTTCTCCAACCTCCATCTACTAAAGGTTTAATTTTTGAAGTATCAAATGCGTAAATTTCTTCTTTATTTAATGCATAAACGCTACTAACATTAGATGTGCTTTTGCTTATTGCAAGTGCTATACCTTTATTAATTGCAGCAGGAAATGCGAAGCCATCATTATAATCTGTATGTTCTCCAATAAGATTAATTCTACCTGGTGAAAATACAATAAGAGGTTTTGTTCTAAAGTGCTCTTTAAAACTCTGCTTTACTTCTTTAACTAATTTCTTATTCATTATTTCGCAAAATATATATAGATTCCTAAAACAATTGTACAAATTACTATAGCCATTGGTTTTAAAAATTTCCAAGGTGTAATATCAACTTCTTCCGAATATTGTAATACATATTCTTCTTTTCTAGGTGAAAGTTTACCAATTATTAGCATTATTATTATATTTAATACAAATAGAATTGCCATAATATGAAGAAAGTGTGGGTATGTATTTCCTGTTACTGTTTCAACGCCATCAACCATTTCTACAACATTAAAAGTAGGTTTTATTAAAAACTGACTTATAGAGTAAAGAATAACACCAGAAAACAAACCAACTTTGGCAGCTATAGCAGGCACAAATTTTGTAGTATAGCCAACAACAACTATTGTTAAAATTGGAATAGAGTAAGTACCATTAATTTCTTGTAAGTATTCAAAAACACTTCCGGCATTTGCTATAAATGGTGCTACCATCATAGCTAATATGGCTAGAAAAATACCAAAAGATTTACCTGCCTTTACTATTTGTTTTTCTGTTGCTTCTTTATTTATATATTCATTATAAATATCTATACCAAATAAAGTAACACAACTGTTTAATGCAGAGTTAAAAGAACTTAAAATGGCTCCAAATAATACAGCTGCAAAAAAGCCAACTAATGGTTTAGGTAAAACCTTTGCTACTAAAGCAGCATAAGCTAAATCTGGTTTTTCTAAACTACCATTAAAAATGTAAAAGGCAATAACTCCAGGTAGTACTAGTATTAAAGGCCCAAGAATTTTCAGAAAAGCACCATATACTAGTCCCTTTTGTCCTTCGGCTAAATTTTTAGCACCAAGTGCACGTTGAATAATTGCTTGATTAGTTCCCCAATAAAATAAGTTAACTAATAACATACCTGTAAATAAAGTACTTAATGGGACGTAAGAATCTTCTGATCCGGTAGAATCAAATTTTTCTGGATGTGCATTAACCAAAGTATCTAATCCAAGAAACATATCTCCATCTCCAATATAGCACAATCCAAAATATGGAATCATTAAACCACCAATAATTAAACCTACTGCGTTAATGGAGTCTGAGATTGCAACTGCCTTTAATCCTCCAAAAACAGCATAAATAGATCCTATTACACCAATAGCAATAACTGTTAACCATAGGGATGCACCTTTGGATATACCAAATACCTCAGGAATATCAAACATTGTATTTATTGCCAATGCTCCTGTATATAAAACCACAGGTAAAAAAATTGTAACATAACCAGATAAGAAAAGTCCAGATACAATTGCTTTTGTAGTTTTATCATATCTGCTTGCAAGAAACTGTGGTATTGTTGTAATTCCTCCTTTGAGATAACGTGGTAACAAGAACATAGCTATAATTACCATTGTAATTGCGGCTATGGTTTCCCATGCCATTACTAATATTCCTTGTTCATAGGCTTGACCGTTTAAACCAATAATTTGCTCTGTAGATAAATTAGTTAATAGTAACGAGCCTGCTATTACTATACCTGTTAGGCTTCGTCCTCCTAAAAAATAACCATCAGACGAGCTTTCGTCTGTATTTCTAGTTTTTAGATAAGATATTACGGCTACAAGAACAGTAAATCCAAAAAATGTTAAGAATTGCATAATTTGTTAGTTTAGTTAGTATTAGGTTTTATTTTTTTGTGGGATCAATAATTAAGTTCCATTCAACTTTATATTTGTTTTTTGGTTCGAGTATCTGTAATCCTATTTTATTATTAAAATTATCAGCAGCACCAGTCATAGGTTCTATAGCAATAACATTAGTATCTTCCGGTGTGTAAACTTGTAAAAAGGTGTATTTTGAAGACGTTTTTATTTTAAAACTGTATTCCGGTGTAATAAACTCAACCTTATTAGATTCAAGAGGATAGCCATCATCTAATTTAGCATTTTTAAGGTTGTAAGGCAGACTAAAATCTAAAGGTTTTTTACCGTTAATAATTTGTTGTTCATCAAAAGTATATTTCAGTTTACTTTTAAAATTAATTGTACTTTTAGCTAAGTCTGAACTCAAAAAATAAGGATGCCACCCTAAAGTAAAAGGGAAGGATTTTTGATCTTCATTTATAATTTTTGCTACTAAATCAAGCCCGTTTTTATTTAAAGTATAAGTTAATTGTAAGTTGAATTTATAGGGAAATCCTTCATTTAATCCTTTGTTTTTATATTGTATGGTAATTGAGGCATGGTTAGGAGTTATTTCTTTTTTTATAGAACTAAAAGTTTTATTGAAAACCAAACCGTGTAATGCATTATTTTTATCTACTTCGTTACACTCTAATTGATAGTTTTTATTATTAAAACTATACTTGCCATCCTTAATGCGATTTGCAAATGGAAATAGGATAGAAGAGGCGTAATTATTTTTATAAGATGAAGGTTTATAGTCTGCAAGCAATTTAATATTATTAAATAAAAATGTACTTAAACGTCCACCTTGGGTAAGGCAAATACTAACTTTTGAAACATTATCTGGGCTTGTAAGTTCTATAAAACTTAAATTATTGTTTTCTATATGCGTTATTGTGTACAAACTATTATAAAGATTTTCTTAAGATTAAACTATTTGGATTTTCGACTTGCGCAAATTCATTTTTTAAAATCATTTCTGCCAAACGTTGACCCATAAGGTTAAAGTTGGTCGAAATTGTTGTAATACCACCTTCGACTATTTCTTTTAGAAGTGTATCATTATAAGATATTATGCCAATATCTTTTGCTAAAATCAAGTGCTTTTCTTTAATAGCTTTTATTATTCTAATTAAATTTTTATCATCTAAAATGATGTATAATTCTTTATCAGATAATACTCTATCATTTAAAGTATCTATAACCTCATTTTTAATATTATGGTGAGTACAAAATAGATTAAAACCATCTAAAAGCCCTTTTGGTTGACGAGACTTGCTGTACAATAGAATTACTTTTTCGTATTTTTTTATTTTATCTAAACCAGATTCAAGACCTTGGTAGATATCTTTCTTGAAATTTTGATGTATTGAAGGGTATTTTAATAATTCCTTGTGTGTTTGGTCTAAAATATAAACTTTATTTTTTGGAAGGCGATCTATAATGTTTTCTGTTTCTTTAAGGTTTGCAGGCATAATTATATAATGACTATAATCTCCAACATTATCATTAATAAGTTTATTAAATACATCATAATTAAAATGGTGAAAGAAAATATCAACTTGAACATTTTTTCCCATACCAGTTAAGAAAGCATTGTATAGATCTTCTTTAAAAGAATTAAACTCATCAAACAATAAAAACACTTTCTGGTTTATGTCTATATCTACACTATTTACATAATAGCCTTTACCTACTATAGACTGTATTATACCTCGTGTTTTTAACTCGTTAAAAGCAGTAAGTACAGTATCTCTTGATAGAGAGTGTTGGTTTTTAATACTATTCAAAGAAGGTAGTTTATCACCTTTTTTTATGGTACCATTTATTATAGCATCTTCTATAGAAGCTACAATTTGTTTGTACTTAGGTATACCCGACTTTTCTTTAATAGTTACAATTCCCATTGGTCAAATATATAATTATTTTTTTAATAAACAAACTGGTAGGTACTAGTACGTGTATTTTAATAAATATTATTAATTTAGCAATCTATTGAGATTATATAATTGATTTATTATAAAACGAGCATGTTTATAAGTCCACCATTAAGAGAAATGATAAATAGCGAACAGCATGTGACCATTAAAAAACAATAAACGAATACATATGAAAAATAAAATTATTGTAACAGGAGGTTGTGGGTATATTGGTT is drawn from Lacinutrix sp. WUR7 and contains these coding sequences:
- a CDS encoding formylglycine-generating enzyme family protein is translated as MKKALNPFLFIFILLLIGCKEDTKTIKKEKVIVTTTKDAAPTEATVKTPEGMLWVQEKIFLQGGKDSDQYAMPREKPSHNVKVDGFFIDVTEVTNKQFKAFVDATNYLTVAEREIDWEEMKTQLPENTPKPHDSILQPGSLIFNKDVNAVVNMQNYGQWWTWKIGANWKHPQGPDSSIKGQDNYPVVHVAYEDALTYCKWANRRLPTEAEWESAAQGKNTDAIFTWGDDPQLLNKNANTWQGTFPTINNPIDGFKYISPVKSYDPNSIGLYDMSGNVWEITSDFFNTNYYKTLTDNEILDNPKGASKTYTATNPFVTEYVIKGGSFLCNASYCASFRISSKMGMSPDSGSDHIGFRTVATVDMLSQK
- a CDS encoding arylsulfatase, with translation MTIRNNIFKIVLVVSVVLFNNCKSDKNKEEVKQVEKVSAINKPNIIVIYLDDLGYGDLSAYGATELQTPNIDAIASGGVKFTNGYASSATCTPSRYAILTGMYPWRNKKAKILPGTAPLLISTEQQTVPKMLKSQGYDTAIVGKWHLGLGTGVVNWNARVSPGPNEVGFDESYILAATQDRVPTVYIDNGNVVGLDKNDPISVSYKENFEGEPTAVSNPEMVDMKWHHGHNNSIVNGIGRIGYMKGGEAAKWTDTDMADHFLVKAQDYVKTHKDKPFFLYYAMQQPHVPRTPHPRFAGKSGLGPRGDVILEADWCIGEFMKTLKDEGLLENTLIVFSSDNGPVLNDGYYDDAVEKTGKHDPSGGLRGGKYSIFEAGTRVPFITYWKGKINPGVSDAVVCQMDLLASLAKLVGTEDTTTDSKDFLSVLMGESKIGRENLIIEATGKTALRHGDWLMIPPYKGKNFREKVGIEVGNLPEFQLYNLKEDAGQQNNLAKSNPEKLEELLQIFESLRGEGYDRNVKEVIFR
- the galK gene encoding galactokinase; this translates as MNKKLVKEVKQSFKEHFRTKPLIVFSPGRINLIGEHTDYNDGFAFPAAINKGIALAISKSTSNVSSVYALNKEEIYAFDTSKIKPLVDGGWRNYVIGVVAELQMLGKQIGNFDSVFAGNIPGGAGMSSSAALENSFVYGLNDLFDLGLTKHQMILVSQKAEHNFAGVKCGIMDQYASMFGIKKSALLLDCRTVESEPFKIDFKDYKLMLINTNVKHDLSESAYNDRREVCERVSELLHLDALRDASKEDLDRIKTDISEEDYQKALYVINENNRVKQFSEAIKKDDIEALGNLLYQSHEGLSTNYKVSCKELDFLVDRAKENTNVLGARMMGGGFGGCTINLVKKDEFKKFKKEVSKRFRATFEYDCSVYSVKLSRGTQIVKKENN
- a CDS encoding UDP-glucose--hexose-1-phosphate uridylyltransferase, with the protein product MDTNLQDYSHKRFNILTGEWVLVSPHRAKRPWQGQNEDVSNEKRPAHDPSCYLCAGNTRINGEENPKYEDVFVFTNDFAALQTTSPKFAVNEGLFRAESEQGICKVICFSPDHSKSLADMEVKDIDKVVKTWQKEYTELGSNDMINYVQIFENKGSVMGCSNPHPHGQIWSQSTLPNEVDKKDQHQKAYFSKNNSSLLGDYLKQELEANERIIYQNDHFVVLTPFWAVWPFETMIVPKTQKRNIAELSNEESLAFADAISKITVAYDKLFECSFPYSSGIHQSPTNGEANNHWHWHMSFYPPLLRSATVKKFMVGYEMFGSPQRDITAEQAANRLKDLL
- a CDS encoding RagB/SusD family nutrient uptake outer membrane protein, translated to MKTYLIKIVAFVFCLAIVQSCEDYLEETNPNEISADTFFQNLDESETVLTSVYGAMLNTWIVSAREESWRSDMAFPGIRSGNIRADALNIYEHVINEDNDFINQRWDALYQVIWRANQVMDGLNSMGEDLQAADRWTEQMAQARFFRGLAHFYLHALYNEGSIVIRDVIPATQADFSKPLSTSEEVMTFFRDDLVFAYQNLPNTFPQKTRVTAGTAATILGTSYLYSASQNPADYQIAKTYFDDVINGPYGYALVQDASLMFTEAGDFNSESILEINYTVDQQLEESQFDEESFNMRNGRFSAPQDAGGSSFNQQFTAAAWLIHAYANEPLNMSDPRNTVIDRETSLPRARGVSLRSSAMIAVVNDQDTEYYLQPSAAIAQNFGSSQRKYGYFKKYTNHDIAANENDTGETSWKSGKNVIMNRLADVYLMYAEAVLKGDNNISGAIDLINPIRQRWGLQLLDANVSLADGTPYTEDSLMDHLMYVERPLELSVEGVSTRIVDLRRWNVASDRFNNLSTQSFYVIGYDYYDDETSSTLSRSSSLVQAGVSPDSTEDPQLVQEYTGAAQFYTNGYFPIPTSETLSNNSVSN